The following are from one region of the Magallana gigas chromosome 6, xbMagGiga1.1, whole genome shotgun sequence genome:
- the LOC105341345 gene encoding sodium-dependent phosphate transport protein 2B isoform X2 has protein sequence MQNDPEAISCEPLGEGGDSRVAGTDHFTEGPPGEGTSLTNQTTTSPPEDPWAGPELKDTETPWEELDTKGKVFRCAWTSLRISLVFTCLYFFICSLDFLSSAFRLLGGKTAGRVFQDSELVRNPVCGVMIGLLSTVLVQSSSTTTSIVVSMVAADILTVKLSIPIIMGANIGTSVTNTLVSLGEITHRNDFRRAFAGATVHDMFNWLSVIVLLPLEVATDYLYHLTGAIIGHMRLETSKDANKDLLKAVTKPFTKLIIQIDSKKIGLIAKGGDKDYSLLKTCCLSKKTTTTNETGYNITQTNCLKKCSHLFVDSGLTDSVIGTIMLIVSLTLLCVCLFGIVKLLNSLLHGHIRTAIKKFVNYNFPGKAAYFTGYVAILIGMGFTVLVQSSSVFTSALTPLVGIGVVSLDRMYPLSLGSNIGTTTTAILAALATDTRGGTRQLQNSLRIAMCHLFFNLSAMCLWYPIPFMRFPIRLSKFLGNTSAKYRWFALFYLVVGFFLFPLVVFGLAQAGWEVLTAVGTIFLFIVFAVGVIKFLQRKKPEWLPKWLRNWKFLPVYFRSLEPLDRLFKHMFGFCKMCHHHHYHHHNHHHNQHHAESAPINATENEKML, from the exons ATGCAGAACGACCCAGAGGCAATCAGCTGTGAACCATTGGGGGAGGGAGGTGATTCCCGTGTGGCGGGAACCGACCATTTCACGGAGGGACCACCAGGCGAGGGGACAAGTTTGACT AATCAAACAACGACTTCACCCCCAGAAGACCCCTGGGCTGGTCCTGAACTCAAAGACACAGAAACTCCATGGGAAG AATTGGACACCAAAGGGAAGGTATTCCGATGTGCCTGGACCTCTCTGCGGATCTCGCTAGTCTTCACGTGCCTCTATTTCTTTATCTGTTCTTTGGACTTTCTCAGCTCAGCCTTCAGACTTCTAGGGG GTAAGACGGCTGGTCGTGTGTTCCAGGACAGTGAGCTGGTCCGTAACCCTGTGTGTGGGGTGATGATAGGCCTGCTGTCTACAGTGCTGGTCCAGAGCTCCTCCACCACCACCTCCATTGTAGTCAGCATGGTGGCAGCCGACA TTCTGACGGTAAAACTGTCCATCCCAATCATCATGGGTGCCAACATAGGGACATCCGTGACCAACACCCTGGTTTCCTTGGGGGAGATAACTCATCGTAACGACTTCCGGCGGGCGTTTGCAGGAGCCACGGTCCACGACATGTTTAATTGGCTGTCTGTCATCGTACTGCTTCCCTTGGAGGTGGCCACGg ACTACCTGTATCATCTGACTGGGGCTATCATTGGACACATGCGATTGGAGACCTCAAAAGATGCCAATAAGGACTTGCTGAAAGCAGTCACAAAGCCTTTTACCAAACTTATAATACAA atCGACTCAAAGAAGATTGGTTTGATAGCAAAGGGTGGAGATAAGGACTACAGCTTGCTGAAGACCTGCTGTTTGTCCAAGAAAACCACAACTACCAACGAAACGGGATACAATATCACCCAAACCAACTGTCTTAAGAAAT GTTCTCATCTATTTGTGGACTCTGGATTGACAGATTCCGTAATAGGGACAATCATGTTGATTGTCTCCCTCACTCTGTTGTGTGTGTGTCTGTTCGGAATTGTCAAGTTACTGAACTCTCTTCTTCACGGACACATTCGTACTGctataaagaaatttgtaaattACAATTTCCCGGGAAAAGCTGCCTACTTTACTGGATACGTCGCCATTTTAATCGGAATGGGGTTTACTGTCTTGGTCCAGTCCAGCTCTGTTTTTACATCGGCCTTGACCCCTCTAGTAGGCATTGGGGTCGTAAGTCTCGATAGAATGTATCCATTGTCTCTTGGTTCCAACATTGGAACAACAACAACGGCCATTTTAGCAGCTCTTGCAACAGACACACGAGGCGGAACTCGACAGCTCCAAAACTCCCTCCGCATTGCGATgtgtcatttattttttaacctttCAGCCATGTGTCTTTGGTATCCGATACCTTTCATGAGATTTCCGATACGTCTATCTAAATTTCTTGGCAACACCTCGGCCAAGTATCGTTGGTTCGCGCTATTCTATCTGGTAGTTGGATTCTTCCTGTTTCCCCTCGTTGTCTTTGGATTAGCTCAGGCAGGCTGGGAAGTTCTAACTGCCGTTGGAACTATCTTCCTTTTTATCGTGTTTGCCGTTGGCGTTATAAAATTTCTTCAGAGGAAAAAACCTGAATGGCTACCTAAATGGCTTCGAAATTGGAAATTTTTGCCTGTTTATTTTCGGTCACTTGAACCTCTTGATCGACTGTTTAAACACATGTTTGGTTTTTGTAAAATGTGTCaccatcatcattatcatcatcataatCATCATCATAATCAACATCATGCAGAAAGTGCACCGATCAATGCAACGGAGAACGAAAAAATGTTATAA
- the LOC105341345 gene encoding sodium-dependent phosphate transport protein 2B isoform X1: MQNDPEAISCEPLGEGGDSRVAGTDHFTEGPPGEGTSLTVNNQTTTSPPEDPWAGPELKDTETPWEELDTKGKVFRCAWTSLRISLVFTCLYFFICSLDFLSSAFRLLGGKTAGRVFQDSELVRNPVCGVMIGLLSTVLVQSSSTTTSIVVSMVAADILTVKLSIPIIMGANIGTSVTNTLVSLGEITHRNDFRRAFAGATVHDMFNWLSVIVLLPLEVATDYLYHLTGAIIGHMRLETSKDANKDLLKAVTKPFTKLIIQIDSKKIGLIAKGGDKDYSLLKTCCLSKKTTTTNETGYNITQTNCLKKCSHLFVDSGLTDSVIGTIMLIVSLTLLCVCLFGIVKLLNSLLHGHIRTAIKKFVNYNFPGKAAYFTGYVAILIGMGFTVLVQSSSVFTSALTPLVGIGVVSLDRMYPLSLGSNIGTTTTAILAALATDTRGGTRQLQNSLRIAMCHLFFNLSAMCLWYPIPFMRFPIRLSKFLGNTSAKYRWFALFYLVVGFFLFPLVVFGLAQAGWEVLTAVGTIFLFIVFAVGVIKFLQRKKPEWLPKWLRNWKFLPVYFRSLEPLDRLFKHMFGFCKMCHHHHYHHHNHHHNQHHAESAPINATENEKML, encoded by the exons ATGCAGAACGACCCAGAGGCAATCAGCTGTGAACCATTGGGGGAGGGAGGTGATTCCCGTGTGGCGGGAACCGACCATTTCACGGAGGGACCACCAGGCGAGGGGACAAGTTTGACTGTGAAT AATCAAACAACGACTTCACCCCCAGAAGACCCCTGGGCTGGTCCTGAACTCAAAGACACAGAAACTCCATGGGAAG AATTGGACACCAAAGGGAAGGTATTCCGATGTGCCTGGACCTCTCTGCGGATCTCGCTAGTCTTCACGTGCCTCTATTTCTTTATCTGTTCTTTGGACTTTCTCAGCTCAGCCTTCAGACTTCTAGGGG GTAAGACGGCTGGTCGTGTGTTCCAGGACAGTGAGCTGGTCCGTAACCCTGTGTGTGGGGTGATGATAGGCCTGCTGTCTACAGTGCTGGTCCAGAGCTCCTCCACCACCACCTCCATTGTAGTCAGCATGGTGGCAGCCGACA TTCTGACGGTAAAACTGTCCATCCCAATCATCATGGGTGCCAACATAGGGACATCCGTGACCAACACCCTGGTTTCCTTGGGGGAGATAACTCATCGTAACGACTTCCGGCGGGCGTTTGCAGGAGCCACGGTCCACGACATGTTTAATTGGCTGTCTGTCATCGTACTGCTTCCCTTGGAGGTGGCCACGg ACTACCTGTATCATCTGACTGGGGCTATCATTGGACACATGCGATTGGAGACCTCAAAAGATGCCAATAAGGACTTGCTGAAAGCAGTCACAAAGCCTTTTACCAAACTTATAATACAA atCGACTCAAAGAAGATTGGTTTGATAGCAAAGGGTGGAGATAAGGACTACAGCTTGCTGAAGACCTGCTGTTTGTCCAAGAAAACCACAACTACCAACGAAACGGGATACAATATCACCCAAACCAACTGTCTTAAGAAAT GTTCTCATCTATTTGTGGACTCTGGATTGACAGATTCCGTAATAGGGACAATCATGTTGATTGTCTCCCTCACTCTGTTGTGTGTGTGTCTGTTCGGAATTGTCAAGTTACTGAACTCTCTTCTTCACGGACACATTCGTACTGctataaagaaatttgtaaattACAATTTCCCGGGAAAAGCTGCCTACTTTACTGGATACGTCGCCATTTTAATCGGAATGGGGTTTACTGTCTTGGTCCAGTCCAGCTCTGTTTTTACATCGGCCTTGACCCCTCTAGTAGGCATTGGGGTCGTAAGTCTCGATAGAATGTATCCATTGTCTCTTGGTTCCAACATTGGAACAACAACAACGGCCATTTTAGCAGCTCTTGCAACAGACACACGAGGCGGAACTCGACAGCTCCAAAACTCCCTCCGCATTGCGATgtgtcatttattttttaacctttCAGCCATGTGTCTTTGGTATCCGATACCTTTCATGAGATTTCCGATACGTCTATCTAAATTTCTTGGCAACACCTCGGCCAAGTATCGTTGGTTCGCGCTATTCTATCTGGTAGTTGGATTCTTCCTGTTTCCCCTCGTTGTCTTTGGATTAGCTCAGGCAGGCTGGGAAGTTCTAACTGCCGTTGGAACTATCTTCCTTTTTATCGTGTTTGCCGTTGGCGTTATAAAATTTCTTCAGAGGAAAAAACCTGAATGGCTACCTAAATGGCTTCGAAATTGGAAATTTTTGCCTGTTTATTTTCGGTCACTTGAACCTCTTGATCGACTGTTTAAACACATGTTTGGTTTTTGTAAAATGTGTCaccatcatcattatcatcatcataatCATCATCATAATCAACATCATGCAGAAAGTGCACCGATCAATGCAACGGAGAACGAAAAAATGTTATAA
- the LOC105341345 gene encoding sodium-dependent phosphate transport protein 2B isoform X3 has protein sequence MGRIGHQREGIPMCLDLSADLASLHVPLFLYLFFGLSQLSLQTSRGFFEGKTAGRVFQDSELVRNPVCGVMIGLLSTVLVQSSSTTTSIVVSMVAADILTVKLSIPIIMGANIGTSVTNTLVSLGEITHRNDFRRAFAGATVHDMFNWLSVIVLLPLEVATDYLYHLTGAIIGHMRLETSKDANKDLLKAVTKPFTKLIIQIDSKKIGLIAKGGDKDYSLLKTCCLSKKTTTTNETGYNITQTNCLKKCSHLFVDSGLTDSVIGTIMLIVSLTLLCVCLFGIVKLLNSLLHGHIRTAIKKFVNYNFPGKAAYFTGYVAILIGMGFTVLVQSSSVFTSALTPLVGIGVVSLDRMYPLSLGSNIGTTTTAILAALATDTRGGTRQLQNSLRIAMCHLFFNLSAMCLWYPIPFMRFPIRLSKFLGNTSAKYRWFALFYLVVGFFLFPLVVFGLAQAGWEVLTAVGTIFLFIVFAVGVIKFLQRKKPEWLPKWLRNWKFLPVYFRSLEPLDRLFKHMFGFCKMCHHHHYHHHNHHHNQHHAESAPINATENEKML, from the exons ATGGGAAG AATTGGACACCAAAGGGAAGGTATTCCGATGTGCCTGGACCTCTCTGCGGATCTCGCTAGTCTTCACGTGCCTCTATTTCTTTATCTGTTCTTTGGACTTTCTCAGCTCAGCCTTCAGACTTCTAGGGG TTTCTTTGAAGGTAAGACGGCTGGTCGTGTGTTCCAGGACAGTGAGCTGGTCCGTAACCCTGTGTGTGGGGTGATGATAGGCCTGCTGTCTACAGTGCTGGTCCAGAGCTCCTCCACCACCACCTCCATTGTAGTCAGCATGGTGGCAGCCGACA TTCTGACGGTAAAACTGTCCATCCCAATCATCATGGGTGCCAACATAGGGACATCCGTGACCAACACCCTGGTTTCCTTGGGGGAGATAACTCATCGTAACGACTTCCGGCGGGCGTTTGCAGGAGCCACGGTCCACGACATGTTTAATTGGCTGTCTGTCATCGTACTGCTTCCCTTGGAGGTGGCCACGg ACTACCTGTATCATCTGACTGGGGCTATCATTGGACACATGCGATTGGAGACCTCAAAAGATGCCAATAAGGACTTGCTGAAAGCAGTCACAAAGCCTTTTACCAAACTTATAATACAA atCGACTCAAAGAAGATTGGTTTGATAGCAAAGGGTGGAGATAAGGACTACAGCTTGCTGAAGACCTGCTGTTTGTCCAAGAAAACCACAACTACCAACGAAACGGGATACAATATCACCCAAACCAACTGTCTTAAGAAAT GTTCTCATCTATTTGTGGACTCTGGATTGACAGATTCCGTAATAGGGACAATCATGTTGATTGTCTCCCTCACTCTGTTGTGTGTGTGTCTGTTCGGAATTGTCAAGTTACTGAACTCTCTTCTTCACGGACACATTCGTACTGctataaagaaatttgtaaattACAATTTCCCGGGAAAAGCTGCCTACTTTACTGGATACGTCGCCATTTTAATCGGAATGGGGTTTACTGTCTTGGTCCAGTCCAGCTCTGTTTTTACATCGGCCTTGACCCCTCTAGTAGGCATTGGGGTCGTAAGTCTCGATAGAATGTATCCATTGTCTCTTGGTTCCAACATTGGAACAACAACAACGGCCATTTTAGCAGCTCTTGCAACAGACACACGAGGCGGAACTCGACAGCTCCAAAACTCCCTCCGCATTGCGATgtgtcatttattttttaacctttCAGCCATGTGTCTTTGGTATCCGATACCTTTCATGAGATTTCCGATACGTCTATCTAAATTTCTTGGCAACACCTCGGCCAAGTATCGTTGGTTCGCGCTATTCTATCTGGTAGTTGGATTCTTCCTGTTTCCCCTCGTTGTCTTTGGATTAGCTCAGGCAGGCTGGGAAGTTCTAACTGCCGTTGGAACTATCTTCCTTTTTATCGTGTTTGCCGTTGGCGTTATAAAATTTCTTCAGAGGAAAAAACCTGAATGGCTACCTAAATGGCTTCGAAATTGGAAATTTTTGCCTGTTTATTTTCGGTCACTTGAACCTCTTGATCGACTGTTTAAACACATGTTTGGTTTTTGTAAAATGTGTCaccatcatcattatcatcatcataatCATCATCATAATCAACATCATGCAGAAAGTGCACCGATCAATGCAACGGAGAACGAAAAAATGTTATAA
- the LOC105341344 gene encoding sodium-dependent phosphate transport protein 2B codes for MDSPPPYSEIPETKSEKNGTVNGQLKGIENKAFDTKDEKVDIATEPEEFDPWALPELKDTGTPWNELDSCGKVVRVVWTIVRILLFLLALYVFFCSLDFLSSAFKLLGGRAAGEVFSNNELLSNPICGVMIGVLSTVLVQSSSTSTSIVVSMVAADILDVRQAIPIVMGANIGTSVTNTLVSIGQITDVGDFRRAFAGATVHDMFNWLAVIVLLPLEVLTGYLYELSKLVVDSMHLQTYEDANKDLLKAITKPFTKLIVEVDSKEINKIATDGETDISLLKTCCKSKTITKLNMTGSVISEKICTKNCSHLFMGSGLTDAGAGSIMLVVSLILLCVCLFSIVKILNSLLQGNIRKVIKKFVNYEFPGKAAYFTGYLAILIGTGLTILVQSSSIFTSTMTPLVGVGVIGLDRMYPLTLGSNIGTTTTGILAALATDTSDGYMHLQNSLQVAMCHLFFNLSAILIFYPLTFMRFPIGMAKFLGNTTAKYRWFAVLYLILMFFLFPLAVFAISLAGIEVLAGVGIPILCLLVFVAIIKVLQNKKPHWLPKKLQNWKFLPICFRSLEPLDRLFAKMCGCCKICSKNEEANSDIEKQIDTKL; via the exons ATGGATTCTCCACCTCCTTACTCGGAGATACCG gaGACGAAGTCTGAGAAAAATGGTACAGTTAACGGACAGCTG AAAGGGATTGAAAACAAGGCTTTTGACACCAAGGACGAAAAA GTGGACATTGCAACGGAACCGGAAGAGTTTGACCCATGGGCTTTACCGGAACTTAAGGACACCGGAACTCCATGGAATG AGTTGGACAGCTGTGGTAAGGTGGTCCGCGTCGTGTGGACCATAGTACGGATTCTGCTGTTTCTGCTCGCACTCTATGTTTTCTTTTGTTCCCTGGATTTCCTGAGCTCAGCTTTTAAACTGCTCGGAG GTAGGGCGGCTGGTGAGGTGTTCAGTAATAACGAACTTCTGAGTAATCCGATCTGTGGAGTGATGATCGGGGTCCTATCCACGGTCCTGGTTCAAAGTTCATCAACCAGCACGTCCATTGTCGTCAGCATGGTGGCAGCCGATA TCCTAGACGTCAGGCAAGCTATCCCGATCGTGATGGGTGCCAACATCGGAACTTCCGTTACGAACACGCTTGTCTCCATTGGTCAGATCACGGACGTCGGCGACTTCCGGCGGGCGTTTGCAGGTGCCACGGTTCACGACATGTTTAACTGGCTGGCTGTCATTGTTCTTCTGCCTCTGGAAGTCCTAACGG GTTATTTGTATGAACTGAGCAAATTGGTTGTGGACAGTATGCACTTACAAACATACGAGGATGCCAACAAAGATTTGTTGAAAGCAATAACTAAACCATTCACAAAGCTGATTGTCGAA GTTGATTCAAAAGAGATCAACAAGATCGCTACTGACGGGGAGACGGATATCAGTCTGTTGAAGACTTGCTGTAAGTCAAAGACCATCACTAAACTGAACATGACTGGCAGCGTCATCAGCGAGAAAATCTGCACTAAAAACT gttcccATTTGTTTATGGGTTCGGGTCTCACGGACGCCGGGGCAGGAAGTATTATGTTGGTTGTCTCCCTTATCCTCCTTTGCGTTTGCCTCTTCAGCATTGTCAAGATCTTGAACTCCCTTCTGCAAGGCAATATCAGAAAAGTCATCAAGAAGTTTGTCAACTACGAATTCCCCGGGAAAGCCGCTTACTTTACTGGCTACCTCGCCATTTTGATCGGAACTGGTCTGACCATTCTCGTCCAGTCCAGTTCTATATTTACCTCGACCATGACACCGTTAGTGGGGGTGGGCGTGATAGGCCTTGACAGGATGTATCCTTTGACCCTTGGCTCCAATATCGGAACAACCACCACTGGGATTTTGGCTGCTCTGGCAACGGATACATCCGATGGATACATGCATCTCCAAAATTCACTGCAAGTTGCGATGTGTCATCTGTTCTTCAACTTGAGTGCAATCCTCATCTTTTATCCACTAACCTTCATGCGCTTTCCGATTGGTATGGCAAAGTTTCTAGGCAATACAACCGCCAAATACCGCTGGTTTGccgttttatatttgattttgatgtttttccTCTTCCCACTCGCAGTCTTTGCAATTTCTCTGGCCGGAATCGAGGTTCTAGCGGGAGTTGGAATTCCGATCCTGTGTCTGCTTGTGTTTGTCGCTATCATTAAGGTGCTTCAGAACAAAAAGCCTCATTGGCTTCCGAAAAAGCTCCAGAATTGGAAATTCCTTCCTATCTGCTTCCGTTCTCTGGAACCACTAGACAGACTTTTCGCCAAAATGTGCGGCTGCTGTAAGATATGTAGTAAAAACGAGGAGGCAAACTCCgacattgaaaaacaaatagaCACCAAGTTGTAG
- the LOC105322974 gene encoding trafficking protein particle complex subunit 6b, whose product MKKFKMADEVILEYLHMEIISQFYRSCEKSDQDQCIAKLESLGFRIGQSLVERFTKESPRFKDELDTMKFICKDFWNYVYKKQIDNLRTNHQGVYVLQDNKFRFLTQMSNGKQFMEAAPKFLALPCGMIRGALSNLGVNCVVTAEVSAMPACKFQIQIQRA is encoded by the exons atgaaaaaattcaaaatggcggATGAGGTGATTTTAGAGTATCTTCATATGGAAATAATAAGTCAGTTTTACAGATCCTGTGAAAAGTCCGACCAA gacCAGTGTATTGCAAAATTAGAATCGCTTGGATTTAGAATTGGACAAAGTTTAGTTGAAAG ATTCACTAAAGAAAGTCCAAGATTTAAGGATGAACTGGACACTATGAAATTCATATGCAAAGACTTTTGGAATTATGTGTACAAAAAACAGATTGACAATCTTAGAACAAACCATCAG GGAGTGTATGTTCTGCAGGATAACAAGTTCCGATTTCTTACCCAGATGTCAAATGGGAAACAATTCATGGAGGCTGCACCAAAG TTTCTTGCCTTACCCTGTGGAATGATACGAGGGGCATTGTCCAACTTAGGGGTGAATTGTGTTGTAACAGCGGAAGTCAGCGCAATGCCTGCTT GTAAATTTCAAATTCAGATACAGAGAGCGTGA
- the LOC105322973 gene encoding pinin, whose protein sequence is MAEVRGVSALQNEIEKARENLKGVDENIKKLTGRDPTERRQFAPKRRVVSVSGELRGKERLFSQARREIEAYVSPVKRRVVGTAFSRLGPPRLAGRDRQRADSGDEEDLPNKPAVQSSVGNVITSKTPRSRKESMDNQTSDRKGNARNKRMFGLLLGTLQKFKTEAKETEDKETHRKEIEKKLEDKFKQEKEEIIKERKQLFEERKNQQAKIQRLEQKMELVEMHDDSEKEVKKLVNFLRTKAKPHIFYMPRIMNETLTAKLVDTKTAVEEMIKERKKRLEEEIEKLMAEDDLPDENQSDEEKETTEKTDKENIRNFRRRSQSGHQDEETPRRGSEIVKRESPRKGRDNSGGRRKSHEGGSHRRDSYEGDRKRRKSSAERYESSSKYRRRSDGDGGRDRHSRRDSHRSKRDDAPREVKINYDDPEMEETEEPTSKGELQVKPPVETEEEVVVPDLADIQLPEAKSEIDERKIVMPEDAEDGEYEESMDAVDE, encoded by the exons atggcggAGGTGCGTGGTGTCTCAGCTCTGCAAAATGAGATTGAAAAGGCGAGAGAAAACTTGAAAGGTGTCgatgaaaatataaagaaacTGACTGGTAGAGATCCAACAGAAAGgag ACAATTTGCTCCTAAAAGACGTGTGGTGTCTGTATCTGGTGAACTTAGAGGTAAAGAAAGGCTTTTTAGCCAAGCCAG gaGAGAGATTGAAGCGTATGTTTCCCCAGTCAAGCGAAGAGTTGTTGGAACTGCATTTTCGAg GCTGGGACCGCCTCGTTTGGCTGggagagacagacagagggCTGACAGTGGTGATGAAGAGGACCTGCCCAACAAG CCAGCTGTTCAGTCTTCAGTAGGAAATGTCATTACCTCTAAGACACCAAGATCAAGAAAAGAGAGCATGGATAATCAAACTTCTGACAGGAAGGGTAACGCCAG aaacaaGAGAATGTTCGGACTACTTCTCGGGACTTTACAGAAGTTTAAAACAGAGGCCAAAGAAACTGAAGATAAG GAGACACACAGAAAAGAAATAGAGAAGAAGTTGGAAGacaaatttaaacaagaaaaagaagaaataatcaAAGAGAGGAAACAACTCTTTGAAGAGAGGAAAAACCAGCAAGCTAAAATACAGCGACTAGAACAGAAAATGGAACTAGTTGAAATG CATGATGATTCTGAGAAAGAGGTAAAGAAGCTGGTCAATTTTCTCCGTACCAAAGCCAAACCACACATTTTCTACATGCCAAGGATTATGAACGAAACCTTGACAGCAAAGTTGGTGGACACCAAGACAGCAGTGGAAG AAATGATTAAAGAAAGGAAGAAGAGACTGGAGGAGGAAATTGAAAAACTGATGGCTGAGGACGACCTTCCAGATGAAAACCAGAGTGATGAGGAGAAAGAAACAACTGAGAAAAcagataaagaaaacatcagGAATTTTAGACGTAGGAGTCAGTCGGGCCATCAGGATGAGGAGACTCCTAGAAGGGGATCAGAAATAGTTAAAAGGGAATCCCCTAGAAAGGGGCGGGATAATAGTGGGGGGAGACGTAAAAGTCATGAGGGAGGGTCACATAGACGGGACTCTTATGAGGGGGATAGGAAACGCCGAAAGTCCTCTGCTGAGAGATATGAGAGCTCCAGTAAGTATCGAAGGAGGAGTGATGGGGATGGGGGGCGAGATAGGCATAGTAGAAGGGACAGTCACAGGTCAAAGAGGGATGATGCACCAAGGGAGGTTAAGATAAACTATGATGATCCAGAAATGGAGGAAACTGAGGAACCAACAAGTAAAGGTGAGTTACAGGTCAAACCTCCAGTGGAGACAGAGGAGGAGGTCGTGGTTCCTGATTTGGCAGATATCCAACTGCCAGAGGCCAAGAGTGAAATCGATGAGCGGAAAATAGTAATGCCAGAGGATGCAGAGGATGGGGAGTATGAGGAATCAATGGATGCTGTGGATGAATGA